In Juglans microcarpa x Juglans regia isolate MS1-56 chromosome 4S, Jm3101_v1.0, whole genome shotgun sequence, a single window of DNA contains:
- the LOC121262256 gene encoding chromatin assembly factor 1 subunit FAS1 isoform X1, protein MGDTVVIDLDEDPKDQKINSQDRPRKTQKRKRASFAPEPPNPEEKAAQIESLRVELAGLFKYYKEVKNERVDFDLGVCNSNNAVVAASMEESELPLSRLVEEIYKKVRGNGMTLASVKSTVLFVGQRMMYGVPNAEADVLEDESEECLWCWETRDVKLIPRSARVALNFRRACRRKIHERITAVSGMMAALQNSGSDGNYKRDLCKASEKLVKVHNEGDIRSYMENLLQKNGADMAEKEAKREEKLLVKELERNKREVEKEKKRLERELQKEKGQAEQEAEKDQRRREKEEAELKKQLSIQKQASIMERFLKRSKNSPSCEHDKSSAKATTSDSSSKKYENMLVAVTNVMDCILSSNDIDASEISKSHLSSWRHLGHSLRSNRKQHWGVRRKPKTELFKELKLSISRGLAHDDDMSIEKLADGWGERISDERSCHNNVDGSLPVVNKCNRGKQLLQFDKSHRPAFYGIWHKRSHVVCPRRPFKKDPDVNYEEDSDEEWEEDDPGESLSDCDKDEDEDILEEGCSRVDDEDESEDGFFVPDGYLSENEGVQVDRVESNGVEVRSSPNCKPDLKNQEFCSLLRQKKCLYNLTEHALRKNQPLIILNLMHEKAALLAAEDLSGTPKLEQTCLQALSMCVFPHGPPVEISIENMQDEDQEACLSGGKDSTTPMSIVNAIPESELPTIVSAIRSSPQGINKVVESLQHKLPAASKSQLRSKVREISDFVDNHWQVKKEILDKLGLSPSAEKDGRRATNIATFFSKRCLPPTGKSINPNETSPQPSLKPGLADQGESQLHI, encoded by the exons ATGGGGGACACGGTGGTAATCGACTTGGACGAGGACCCGAAGGATCAGAAGATAAACAGTCAGGACCGACCAAGGAAAACCCAGAAGCGAAAGAGGGCTTCTTTCGCACCAGAGCCCCCGAACCCTGAGGAAAAAGCGGCCCAAATCGAATCTCTACGCGTAGAACTCGCCGGATTGTTCAAATACTATAAGGAAGTGAAGAATGAGAGAGTTGATTTTGACTTGGGTGTATGCAATTCGAACAATGCGGTGGTTGCGGCGTCGATGGAAGAAAGTGAGCTTCCGTTGTCGAGGCTTGTGGAAGAGATTTACAAGAAGGTGAGGGGAAATGGGATGACGTTGGCGTCGGTGAAGAGCACTGTTCTCTTTGTGGGGCAGAGGATGATGTATGGGGTGCCGAACGCGGAGGCAGATGTGCTGGAGGACGAGTCCGAGGAGTGCCTTTGGTGTTGGGAG ACTAGAGATGTGAAGTTGATTCCAAGATCTGCGCGTGTAGCATTGAACTTCAGGCGTGCATGTCGTAGAAAGATCCACGAGAGGATTACTGCTGTTTCTG GAATGATGGCAGCATTACAAAACTCTGGAAGTGATGGGAATTACAAGCGTGACCTTTGCAAGGCATCTGAAAAGCTTGTTAAAGTGCATAATGAAGGAGATATTCGTTCATATATGGAGAATCTGTTACAGAAAAATGGAGCAGACAT GGCTGAAAAGGAAGCAAAACGTGAAGAGAAACTGCTAGTCAAAGAAttggaaagaaataaaagagaagttgaaaaggagaagaaaagactGGAACGTGAActtcaaaaggaaaaagggCAAGCT GAACAAGAAGCTGAGAAGGATCAACGGCGTCGAGAAAAGGAAGAAGCTGAACTGAAAAAGCAACTTTCTATACAAAAGCAAGCTTCAATCATGGAACGTTTTctaaaaagaagcaaaaatagCCCATCATGCGAGCATGACAAATCTTCAGCCAAAGCAACCACATCTGATTCATCaagtaaaaaatatgaaaacatgCTTGTTGCTGTAACTAATGTGATGGACTGTATCCTTTCATCAAATGATATCGATGCGAGTGAGATCAGCAA GTCGCACTTGTCATCTTGGCGCCACTTAGGTCATTCTCTTCGTTCAAACAGAAAACAGCATTGGGGTGTACGTCGTAAGCCTAAGACTGAACTATTTAAGGAACTTAAGCTCTCAATTAGTAGAGGACTGGCTCATGATGATGACATGAGCATTGAGAAGCTTGCAGATGGATGGGGAGAAAGGATTTCTGATGAAAGATCATGCCATAATAATGTGGATGGTTCCCTTCCTGTTGTCAATAAGTGCAACCGAGGGAAACAGCTATTGCAGTTTGATAAGAGCCATAGACCTGCATTTTATGGTATTTGGCATAAAAGAAG TCATGTTGTTTGCCCACGCCGCCCTTTTAAGAAGGATCCAGATGTGAATTATGAGGAAGATAGCGATGAGGAATGGGAAGAG GATGACCCTGGTGAAAGTCTTTCAGATTGCGATAAGGACGAAGATGAAGACATTTTGGAGGAAGGATGTTCAAGagttgatgatgaagatgaaagtGAAGATGGTTTTTTTGTACCTGATGGCTATCTTTCCGAAAATGAG GGAGTACAAGTTGACCGAGTGGAAAGCAATGGAGTTGAAGTCAGAAGCTCACCTAATTGTAAGCCGGACCTAAAGAACCAGGAGTTCTGCTCATTGCTTCGACAGAAAAAGTGTTTATACAATTTGACGGAGCATGCTCTTAGGAAAAACCAGCCATTgattatattaaatttgatgCATGAGAAGGCTGCTTTGTTAGCGGCTGAAGATCTTAGTGGTACTCCTAAACTGGAGCAAACATGTTTGCAAGCTCTGAGTATGTGTGTTTTTCCTCATGGTCCACCTGTAGAGATATCAATTGAAAATATGCAAGATGAGGATCAAGAAGCTTGTCTGTCTGGTGGCAAAGATAGCACCACTCCAATGTCAATTGTGAATGCTATACCGGAATCAGAATTACCTACAATT GTGTCTGCGATTCGGTCATCCCCTCAGGGAATCAACAAGGTTGTAGAATCTTTACAGCATAAGTTACCTGCTGCCTCAAAGTCTCAGTTAAGGAGTAAAGTGCGTGAGATATCAGATTTTGTGGATAATCATTGGCAG gttaagaaagaaattttggaCAAGCTTGGCTTGTCACCCTCAG CAGAAAAGGATGGGAGGAGGGCAACAAATATTGCTACATTCTTTTCGAAAAGGTGTCTGCCACCTACTGGAAAAAGTATCAATCCCAATGAAACCTCTCCTCAGCCATCTTTGAAGCCAGGTCTAGCTGACCAGGGGGAATCACAGTtgcacatataa
- the LOC121262256 gene encoding chromatin assembly factor 1 subunit FAS1 isoform X2, which produces MGDTVVIDLDEDPKDQKINSQDRPRKTQKRKRASFAPEPPNPEEKAAQIESLRVELAGLFKYYKEVKNERVDFDLGVCNSNNAVVAASMEESELPLSRLVEEIYKKVRGNGMTLASVKSTVLFVGQRMMYGVPNAEADVLEDESEECLWCWETRDVKLIPRSARVALNFRRACRRKIHERITAVSGMMAALQNSGSDGNYKRDLCKASEKLVKVHNEGDIRSYMENLLQKNGADMAEKEAKREEKLLVKELERNKREVEKEKKRLERELQKEKGQAEQEAEKDQRRREKEEAELKKQLSIQKQASIMERFLKRSKNSPSCEHDKSSAKATTSDSSSKKYENMLVAVTNVMDCILSSNDIDASEISKSHLSSWRHLGHSLRSNRKQHWGVRRKPKTELFKELKLSISRGLAHDDDMSIEKLADGWGERISDERSCHNNVDGSLPVVNKCNRGKQLLQFDKSHRPAFYGIWHKRSHVVCPRRPFKKDPDVNYEEDSDEEWEEDDPGESLSDCDKDEDEDILEEGCSRVDDEDESEDGFFVPDGYLSENEGVQVDRVESNGVEVRSSPNCKPDLKNQEFCSLLRQKKCLYNLTEHALRKNQPLIILNLMHEKAALLAAEDLSGTPKLEQTCLQALSMCVFPHGPPVEISIENMQDEDQEACLSGGKDSTTPMSIVNAIPESELPTIVSAIRSSPQGINKVVESLQHKLPAASKSQLRSKVREISDFVDNHWQVKKEILDKLGLSPSEKDGRRATNIATFFSKRCLPPTGKSINPNETSPQPSLKPGLADQGESQLHI; this is translated from the exons ATGGGGGACACGGTGGTAATCGACTTGGACGAGGACCCGAAGGATCAGAAGATAAACAGTCAGGACCGACCAAGGAAAACCCAGAAGCGAAAGAGGGCTTCTTTCGCACCAGAGCCCCCGAACCCTGAGGAAAAAGCGGCCCAAATCGAATCTCTACGCGTAGAACTCGCCGGATTGTTCAAATACTATAAGGAAGTGAAGAATGAGAGAGTTGATTTTGACTTGGGTGTATGCAATTCGAACAATGCGGTGGTTGCGGCGTCGATGGAAGAAAGTGAGCTTCCGTTGTCGAGGCTTGTGGAAGAGATTTACAAGAAGGTGAGGGGAAATGGGATGACGTTGGCGTCGGTGAAGAGCACTGTTCTCTTTGTGGGGCAGAGGATGATGTATGGGGTGCCGAACGCGGAGGCAGATGTGCTGGAGGACGAGTCCGAGGAGTGCCTTTGGTGTTGGGAG ACTAGAGATGTGAAGTTGATTCCAAGATCTGCGCGTGTAGCATTGAACTTCAGGCGTGCATGTCGTAGAAAGATCCACGAGAGGATTACTGCTGTTTCTG GAATGATGGCAGCATTACAAAACTCTGGAAGTGATGGGAATTACAAGCGTGACCTTTGCAAGGCATCTGAAAAGCTTGTTAAAGTGCATAATGAAGGAGATATTCGTTCATATATGGAGAATCTGTTACAGAAAAATGGAGCAGACAT GGCTGAAAAGGAAGCAAAACGTGAAGAGAAACTGCTAGTCAAAGAAttggaaagaaataaaagagaagttgaaaaggagaagaaaagactGGAACGTGAActtcaaaaggaaaaagggCAAGCT GAACAAGAAGCTGAGAAGGATCAACGGCGTCGAGAAAAGGAAGAAGCTGAACTGAAAAAGCAACTTTCTATACAAAAGCAAGCTTCAATCATGGAACGTTTTctaaaaagaagcaaaaatagCCCATCATGCGAGCATGACAAATCTTCAGCCAAAGCAACCACATCTGATTCATCaagtaaaaaatatgaaaacatgCTTGTTGCTGTAACTAATGTGATGGACTGTATCCTTTCATCAAATGATATCGATGCGAGTGAGATCAGCAA GTCGCACTTGTCATCTTGGCGCCACTTAGGTCATTCTCTTCGTTCAAACAGAAAACAGCATTGGGGTGTACGTCGTAAGCCTAAGACTGAACTATTTAAGGAACTTAAGCTCTCAATTAGTAGAGGACTGGCTCATGATGATGACATGAGCATTGAGAAGCTTGCAGATGGATGGGGAGAAAGGATTTCTGATGAAAGATCATGCCATAATAATGTGGATGGTTCCCTTCCTGTTGTCAATAAGTGCAACCGAGGGAAACAGCTATTGCAGTTTGATAAGAGCCATAGACCTGCATTTTATGGTATTTGGCATAAAAGAAG TCATGTTGTTTGCCCACGCCGCCCTTTTAAGAAGGATCCAGATGTGAATTATGAGGAAGATAGCGATGAGGAATGGGAAGAG GATGACCCTGGTGAAAGTCTTTCAGATTGCGATAAGGACGAAGATGAAGACATTTTGGAGGAAGGATGTTCAAGagttgatgatgaagatgaaagtGAAGATGGTTTTTTTGTACCTGATGGCTATCTTTCCGAAAATGAG GGAGTACAAGTTGACCGAGTGGAAAGCAATGGAGTTGAAGTCAGAAGCTCACCTAATTGTAAGCCGGACCTAAAGAACCAGGAGTTCTGCTCATTGCTTCGACAGAAAAAGTGTTTATACAATTTGACGGAGCATGCTCTTAGGAAAAACCAGCCATTgattatattaaatttgatgCATGAGAAGGCTGCTTTGTTAGCGGCTGAAGATCTTAGTGGTACTCCTAAACTGGAGCAAACATGTTTGCAAGCTCTGAGTATGTGTGTTTTTCCTCATGGTCCACCTGTAGAGATATCAATTGAAAATATGCAAGATGAGGATCAAGAAGCTTGTCTGTCTGGTGGCAAAGATAGCACCACTCCAATGTCAATTGTGAATGCTATACCGGAATCAGAATTACCTACAATT GTGTCTGCGATTCGGTCATCCCCTCAGGGAATCAACAAGGTTGTAGAATCTTTACAGCATAAGTTACCTGCTGCCTCAAAGTCTCAGTTAAGGAGTAAAGTGCGTGAGATATCAGATTTTGTGGATAATCATTGGCAG gttaagaaagaaattttggaCAAGCTTGGCTTGTCACCCTCAG AAAAGGATGGGAGGAGGGCAACAAATATTGCTACATTCTTTTCGAAAAGGTGTCTGCCACCTACTGGAAAAAGTATCAATCCCAATGAAACCTCTCCTCAGCCATCTTTGAAGCCAGGTCTAGCTGACCAGGGGGAATCACAGTtgcacatataa